The Acidicapsa ligni genome has a window encoding:
- a CDS encoding helix-turn-helix transcriptional regulator: MKALGDVAANYLREQPDVRAIFMREGVGAAGGVIQRAQLPAHRVTVDLPALVLVDQGQKHLRWKDGSCIARAGDAIAMNCGQTVEITNMPGPSGEYAARWISWSAEIVNAFAKEAGVLSPPSSVTYLPRLSPEFILSCSAAFETLLDAEKIPSSVADHRFREVLVWLQELGVFFSSPTTDTIGSRLRMKMLSNPGQEWTIEEIAKQVGTSSATLRRRLAAEGLTFRELLHDIRMTYALNLLQNTDNPVLSIASAVGYDSASRFAARFRSRFGYLPSDIRGQKHNDSRAGN, encoded by the coding sequence ATGAAAGCACTAGGCGATGTGGCTGCGAACTACCTTCGTGAGCAACCGGATGTAAGAGCCATCTTCATGCGTGAGGGCGTAGGTGCAGCAGGGGGCGTGATCCAGCGAGCGCAGCTCCCTGCGCATCGCGTTACGGTTGATCTGCCTGCACTTGTCCTTGTCGACCAAGGTCAGAAACACCTCAGATGGAAAGATGGTTCCTGCATCGCAAGGGCTGGAGACGCAATCGCGATGAACTGCGGGCAGACAGTAGAAATAACAAATATGCCAGGCCCGAGCGGAGAGTACGCTGCACGCTGGATCTCATGGAGCGCGGAGATTGTGAATGCATTCGCGAAGGAAGCGGGCGTTCTCTCTCCTCCATCCAGCGTCACATATCTGCCCCGTCTGTCGCCTGAATTCATACTCAGCTGCAGTGCCGCATTCGAGACTCTTCTTGATGCAGAAAAAATACCGTCTTCTGTAGCAGATCATCGCTTTCGCGAGGTACTCGTGTGGCTTCAGGAGCTGGGGGTGTTCTTTTCCTCTCCGACTACAGATACCATCGGCAGTCGGCTACGCATGAAGATGCTAAGCAATCCTGGACAGGAATGGACGATAGAGGAGATAGCGAAGCAGGTCGGAACCAGTTCAGCAACTCTACGCAGACGTCTTGCAGCGGAAGGTCTTACATTTCGGGAGTTACTGCACGACATAAGGATGACCTACGCTCTGAACCTCTTGCAGAACACGGATAATCCCGTGCTCTCGATAGCGTCTGCTGTGGGATATGACTCGGCCTCTCGTTTCGCCGCGCGCTTCCGATCTCGATTCGGATATCTGCCATCGGATATCCGCGGCCAGAAGCATAACGATTCTCGCGCTGGCAACTGA
- a CDS encoding helix-turn-helix domain-containing protein gives MANPGELPEIEIDSFVLMLWQGNSPAHGEYLNPQRRFVSYRKKPGTLTLYRPGVVPKVRPLSKSIFLLCALNRGFLSQIEEEIRDEYPGRPMIVDRLLTRNQPEFFDPSLSQLLGLLQTEARSGGLSGRLYSEHLVHALAVRLSLLSGAPVSDKKDSSGTYDTKAIRRVLESIEVNPATDFDVATLAAEAGHSQSHFFRAFRGATGHTPHQYIMRLRLERAKSLMRKRNISLAEIAQESGFASHAHLSHVFRQRYGIAPSEYRNKM, from the coding sequence GTGGCAAACCCAGGGGAATTACCTGAAATTGAGATTGATTCGTTTGTCTTGATGTTATGGCAAGGTAACTCACCCGCGCATGGGGAGTATCTAAATCCCCAAAGAAGATTCGTGAGTTATCGGAAGAAACCAGGGACACTGACGCTATACCGACCCGGAGTCGTCCCAAAGGTTCGTCCGTTGAGCAAGTCCATCTTCTTGCTCTGCGCTCTCAATCGTGGGTTTCTTTCACAAATTGAAGAGGAAATTCGAGACGAATATCCTGGGCGTCCTATGATTGTGGACAGGCTTCTCACGCGCAATCAGCCTGAATTCTTCGACCCCTCTCTAAGTCAACTGTTAGGTCTTCTACAGACTGAAGCTCGGTCGGGTGGATTGTCCGGCAGACTCTATTCTGAACATCTTGTCCATGCCCTCGCTGTACGCCTCTCCTTACTGAGTGGAGCGCCTGTTTCTGACAAGAAAGATAGCAGTGGAACATATGACACCAAAGCAATACGACGGGTGCTCGAATCTATTGAAGTAAATCCAGCAACGGACTTCGACGTCGCAACTTTGGCTGCAGAGGCTGGACATAGCCAAAGTCATTTCTTCCGCGCGTTCCGCGGAGCCACCGGTCACACGCCTCATCAATACATCATGCGGTTACGCCTGGAGCGCGCAAAGTCTCTAATGCGGAAACGTAATATATCTCTCGCGGAGATCGCTCAGGAGAGTGGGTTCGCAAGCCACGCGCACCTCTCGCATGTCTTTCGTCAGCGATATGGCATTGCGCCGAGTGAATATAGAAACAAGATGTGA
- a CDS encoding alpha/beta hydrolase yields the protein MARKYIVLALIFIVSASGCMSNPAFSQAAQSSAASSQVTDPSIDPHIDPQVRSFLKEINKDSTPIWTLPQPQPQDIITALQNKFPVDMSGVTITQKTITQDGQSVKLYIMTPKRTVAKPGVLFFVHGGVWIVGNFDNHKRLLRDLVVGSGQVGVFVEYTPLPQAKFPTQLNESYAALKWSSIHASEFGADGRRIAVVGNSVGGNMSAALTLMAKDRQGPKIAYQVLLIPATDASVDTDSYHEFGQGRFLARDFMKYGWDLYVPDEKTRDNPYVSPLRASTDQLSGLPPALVITAENDPLRDEGEAYARKLKEAGVEVTAVRYNGVIHDFVLLNGIRNVPEVKAAIQQASDGIREHLAQ from the coding sequence ATGGCACGCAAATATATCGTTCTCGCACTTATTTTCATCGTCAGCGCCTCCGGTTGTATGAGTAACCCAGCTTTCTCCCAGGCAGCTCAGTCTTCCGCGGCTTCTTCGCAGGTCACAGATCCTTCGATTGATCCCCACATTGACCCACAGGTTCGATCCTTTCTCAAAGAGATCAATAAGGACTCAACCCCGATCTGGACTCTGCCTCAGCCGCAACCGCAAGACATAATCACAGCCCTTCAGAATAAGTTTCCAGTCGACATGTCTGGGGTGACGATAACCCAGAAGACCATCACCCAGGATGGTCAAAGCGTAAAGCTCTACATCATGACTCCGAAGCGTACAGTAGCCAAGCCGGGTGTACTGTTCTTCGTTCATGGGGGAGTATGGATCGTCGGCAATTTTGACAACCACAAGCGTCTACTCCGAGATCTGGTCGTTGGATCGGGCCAAGTCGGAGTCTTCGTGGAATACACTCCGCTTCCCCAAGCTAAATTCCCGACTCAGTTAAACGAATCGTATGCCGCATTGAAGTGGTCTTCGATCCATGCCTCAGAGTTTGGAGCAGACGGACGACGTATTGCCGTTGTTGGGAATTCGGTTGGAGGAAACATGTCCGCGGCACTCACGCTCATGGCGAAAGATCGCCAGGGACCGAAGATCGCATATCAAGTGCTTCTCATTCCTGCGACAGATGCCAGTGTCGACACCGATTCCTATCATGAGTTTGGTCAGGGGCGTTTTCTGGCTCGCGACTTCATGAAGTATGGATGGGATCTCTATGTTCCTGACGAGAAGACGCGTGACAACCCCTATGTTTCACCGCTCCGTGCCAGCACTGACCAACTGAGCGGTCTCCCTCCAGCTCTCGTGATCACCGCAGAGAACGATCCTTTGCGCGATGAAGGAGAGGCCTATGCACGGAAGCTCAAAGAGGCCGGCGTTGAAGTTACTGCTGTTCGTTACAACGGTGTCATCCATGACTTCGTTCTCCTGAATGGAATCAGGAATGTGCCTGAAGTAAAGGCTGCAATTCAGCAAGCCAGCGATGGAATTCGTGAGCACCTGGCGCAGTAA